A window from Halomicrobium urmianum encodes these proteins:
- a CDS encoding CDP-glycerol glycerophosphotransferase family protein: MSPGRTALRTLAGAATSLAAHRAAHLVPRDDDLWAFGCRGGERFEGNAKYLFLHVEERDDLDVRPVWLSESDETVAALRERGYEAYRTDAAEGLRTLARAGRVFTTGGFTGLPLWPTGGAEVVQLWHGVPLKRISADGPQFERASPFERLSRRYVYQQFDRVAVTGRRFVDVFCSAFEIDRDRVSVTGYPRNDALFREVPGFDVGQDRALHDAVAALDGPVFAYLPTYREDGRSPADAVDFAALDAFLADRDAHLLVKFHPFEDHDVDAADLDRVRVLPPDFDVYPALRHVDALVTDYSSVFFDYLLLDRPVIFYAYDRDSYEAEAGLYFDYEAATPGPIAADFDELLSALDDCADGTDGYADARAAVRDAVFDDVDGRSAARVVDLVTDDAVGPTDAQAHNTPIDDAPREHVPEP; the protein is encoded by the coding sequence GTGAGTCCGGGGCGGACCGCGCTCCGGACGCTCGCCGGCGCGGCCACCTCCCTCGCGGCCCACCGGGCCGCCCACCTCGTCCCCCGCGACGACGACCTGTGGGCCTTCGGCTGCCGCGGCGGTGAGCGCTTCGAGGGGAACGCGAAGTACCTGTTCCTCCACGTCGAGGAGCGCGACGACCTCGACGTCCGGCCGGTGTGGCTCTCCGAGAGCGACGAGACGGTCGCCGCCCTCCGGGAGCGCGGATACGAGGCCTACCGCACCGACGCGGCCGAGGGGCTCCGCACGCTGGCCCGCGCCGGCCGCGTCTTCACGACCGGAGGCTTCACCGGCCTCCCGCTGTGGCCGACCGGCGGCGCGGAGGTCGTCCAGCTCTGGCACGGCGTCCCGCTCAAGCGCATCTCCGCCGACGGGCCGCAGTTCGAGCGGGCCTCGCCGTTCGAGCGGCTGTCGCGCCGCTACGTCTACCAGCAGTTCGACCGCGTCGCGGTGACCGGACGCCGCTTCGTCGACGTCTTCTGCTCGGCGTTCGAGATCGATCGGGACCGGGTCTCCGTCACGGGATACCCCAGAAACGACGCGCTGTTCCGCGAGGTCCCCGGCTTCGACGTCGGTCAGGACCGGGCGCTCCACGACGCGGTCGCGGCGCTCGACGGACCGGTGTTCGCCTACCTGCCCACCTACCGCGAGGACGGTCGTTCGCCCGCCGACGCCGTCGACTTCGCTGCGCTGGACGCCTTCCTCGCCGACCGCGACGCCCACCTGCTCGTGAAGTTCCACCCGTTCGAGGACCACGACGTCGACGCCGCCGACCTCGACCGCGTCCGCGTTCTCCCGCCGGACTTCGATGTCTACCCCGCGCTCCGGCACGTCGACGCGCTCGTCACCGACTACTCCTCGGTGTTCTTCGACTACCTGCTGCTCGACCGGCCCGTCATCTTCTACGCGTACGACCGCGACTCCTACGAGGCCGAGGCGGGCCTGTACTTCGACTACGAGGCCGCCACGCCCGGGCCGATCGCCGCCGACTTCGACGAGCTACTGAGCGCCCTCGACGACTGCGCGGACGGAACCGACGGCTACGCCGACGCCCGGGCGGCCGTCCGGGATGCGGTCTTCGACGACGTCGACGGCCGATCGGCCGCCCGCGTAGTCGACCTCGTGACGGACGACGCGGTCGGACCGACCGACGCGCAGGCCCACAACACACCGATCGACGATGCACCGAGAGAACACGTTCCCGAGCCGTGA
- a CDS encoding phosphocholine cytidylyltransferase family protein, which translates to MCDERSHAVVLAAGMGTRLRPVTESTPKTLVEVGDRHILGHIFESLDRTGYERVTAVTGFEADQVREFCESAGFDLDVDFVHSDAYDSTNNLYSLWLARDRLDDGFTLVNSDTLFPAASLRRLAATDGSALLVDAEKTLGDEEMKVRTEGDEAVAIGKDLSAATGEYIGVSKFSPAGADALVDELDALVDAGRTNEWYEAAFDRIFDAVDVSVVPVDGDWIEIDDHDDLRTGRRLFGEVTAE; encoded by the coding sequence ATGTGTGACGAACGTAGTCATGCTGTCGTGCTCGCTGCCGGCATGGGGACTCGGTTGCGACCAGTGACCGAGTCGACCCCGAAGACGCTCGTCGAGGTCGGCGACCGCCACATCCTCGGTCACATCTTCGAGTCGCTCGACCGCACCGGCTACGAGCGTGTGACGGCCGTGACGGGCTTCGAGGCCGACCAGGTGCGCGAGTTCTGCGAATCCGCCGGGTTCGACCTCGACGTCGACTTCGTCCACAGCGACGCGTACGACTCGACCAACAACCTCTACTCGCTGTGGCTGGCCCGCGACCGCCTCGACGACGGGTTCACCCTCGTCAACTCCGACACGCTGTTCCCGGCCGCGAGCCTGCGGCGACTCGCCGCGACCGACGGCTCGGCCCTGCTCGTCGACGCCGAGAAGACTCTCGGCGACGAGGAGATGAAGGTCAGGACCGAGGGCGACGAGGCGGTGGCCATCGGGAAGGACCTCTCGGCGGCGACCGGCGAGTACATCGGCGTGAGCAAGTTCAGCCCCGCGGGCGCCGACGCGCTGGTCGACGAACTCGACGCGCTGGTCGACGCCGGCCGGACGAACGAGTGGTACGAGGCCGCGTTCGACCGCATCTTCGACGCCGTCGACGTGAGCGTCGTCCCGGTCGACGGCGACTGGATCGAGATCGACGACCACGACGACCTGCGGACGGGCCGGCGGCTGTTCGGCGAGGTGACCGCGGAGTGA
- a CDS encoding DUF7344 domain-containing protein yields the protein MSEKHPEAADESERERIDRLYDVLDHDCRRFVLRSLLDHRTLALADLAELIAERDHDVAFPDVPEAAVLRTYASLHHNHLPKLDEAGLVTYDEEAELVSLSAADQRAHVETLLSVVGPE from the coding sequence ATGTCAGAGAAACACCCAGAGGCCGCCGACGAGAGCGAACGCGAGCGGATCGACCGTCTCTACGACGTTCTGGACCACGACTGCCGACGGTTCGTCCTCCGCTCGCTGCTCGACCACCGGACCCTGGCCCTCGCGGACCTCGCCGAGCTGATCGCCGAGCGGGACCACGACGTGGCCTTCCCCGACGTCCCCGAGGCGGCGGTCCTCCGGACCTACGCCTCGCTCCACCACAACCACCTGCCGAAGCTCGACGAGGCCGGCCTCGTCACCTACGACGAGGAGGCCGAACTCGTCTCGCTCTCGGCGGCCGACCAGCGGGCCCACGTGGAGACGCTGCTGTCCGTCGTCGGGCCCGAGTAG
- the leuS gene encoding leucine--tRNA ligase, protein MATDETGYEPAEIEPEWRQRWAEQERYEVDPSEEDSEAQRASEQSSGDGTEPRDKTFITVPYPYPSGGMHIGHARTYTVPDVYARYRRQQGDNVLFPIGWHVTGTPIIGAVERLKKGEEKQLSVLRDTYNVPEDTLADLETPMGYARHFIEEHYKAGMKQLGLSIDWRREFTTEDDRYEKFITWQYETLRDRGLLEKGLHPVNYCTNEEQPVTTHDLLEGEDEEFQEYTLIKFSADEGGESVVYPMATLRPETVRGVTNAYVDPDATYVRATVDGETWIVSEDAAEKFELQARDVEVHERIDGADLVGRRVDNPVTGDEIPILPADFVDVDNATGVVMSVPAHSPDDYVALQDAKERADDLTEYGLDPEDVRAIEPVPILSVEGYGEIPARDAVEEYGVSGQGDPALDDATHELYNAEFHGGELNDDYGDFAGAVIEDVRDELKEYYQSQGDFDAMYDFAAEVVCRCGGEVEVAEQDTWFLRYNDEEWTAKVERAIENLDAIPENTRQQYYNTVDWLEEWPCIRNYGLGTPLPWDPEFIIEPLSDSTIYMAYYTIAHRLSDVPVEELDRDFFDALFYGEEAVEDPDPTALELREEWSYWYPVDYRCSAEDLINNHLTFFLYHHAELFDEDEWPQGITGMGMGLLEGQKMSSSKGHVVLPDEAISEYGADTVRFFLLNSSEPWQDFDWRSDEVGSTHDQLARFWSRAVELIDGPEGDRDALEDIDRWLLAKLQETVEAVTDSLERFETRTASQEAFYRFEEQLRWYRRRADLDRPGARWTLRHVLETRLRLLAPFVPFMANELHERLTGTPAEDAPWPEVDEAFRDESAVASEALVEDLHEDVADILEVTGEDPETIRVYVAADWKRDVFAAVREAGANVGAVMSEAMSNPDLREKGDAVNDHAQELVEFARGRDDGELATLAALDERAVYEDAADFLAREHDADVEVYAEDEDPEDPAGKADQAVPFRPAIHVE, encoded by the coding sequence ATGGCTACAGACGAGACGGGGTACGAGCCGGCCGAGATCGAGCCGGAGTGGCGCCAGCGCTGGGCCGAGCAGGAACGGTACGAGGTCGACCCCTCCGAAGAGGACAGTGAGGCGCAACGCGCCTCAGAACAGTCGAGCGGTGACGGGACGGAACCGCGAGACAAGACGTTCATCACCGTCCCCTATCCCTACCCGTCGGGCGGGATGCACATCGGGCACGCCCGCACGTACACGGTGCCGGACGTCTACGCCCGGTACCGCCGCCAGCAGGGCGACAACGTCCTCTTTCCCATCGGCTGGCACGTCACGGGCACGCCGATCATCGGGGCCGTCGAGCGCCTCAAGAAGGGCGAGGAGAAGCAGCTGTCGGTGCTCCGGGACACCTACAACGTCCCCGAGGACACCCTCGCGGACCTGGAGACGCCGATGGGCTACGCCCGCCACTTCATCGAGGAGCACTACAAGGCGGGGATGAAGCAGCTGGGCCTCTCGATCGACTGGCGCCGCGAGTTCACCACCGAGGACGACCGCTACGAGAAGTTCATCACCTGGCAGTACGAGACCCTCAGGGACCGCGGCCTGCTGGAGAAGGGGCTGCACCCGGTCAACTACTGCACGAACGAGGAGCAGCCGGTCACCACCCACGACCTGCTGGAGGGCGAGGACGAGGAGTTCCAGGAGTACACGCTGATCAAGTTCTCCGCCGACGAGGGCGGCGAGAGCGTCGTCTACCCGATGGCGACGCTGCGGCCCGAGACGGTGCGGGGCGTCACCAACGCCTACGTCGACCCCGACGCGACGTACGTCCGCGCGACGGTCGATGGCGAGACCTGGATCGTCTCCGAGGACGCCGCCGAGAAGTTCGAGCTGCAGGCCCGCGACGTCGAGGTCCACGAGCGGATCGACGGCGCCGATCTGGTCGGCCGCCGCGTCGACAACCCCGTCACGGGCGACGAGATCCCGATTCTGCCCGCGGACTTCGTCGACGTCGACAACGCCACCGGCGTCGTCATGTCCGTCCCGGCTCACTCGCCGGACGACTACGTGGCGCTGCAGGACGCCAAAGAGCGAGCCGACGACCTGACCGAGTACGGCCTCGACCCCGAGGACGTCCGGGCCATCGAACCCGTCCCGATCCTCTCCGTCGAGGGCTACGGCGAGATCCCCGCCCGCGACGCCGTCGAGGAGTACGGCGTCTCCGGCCAGGGCGACCCCGCGCTGGACGATGCGACCCACGAGCTGTACAACGCCGAGTTCCACGGCGGCGAACTGAACGACGACTACGGCGACTTCGCCGGCGCGGTCATCGAGGACGTCCGCGACGAACTGAAGGAGTACTACCAGAGCCAGGGCGACTTCGACGCGATGTACGACTTCGCGGCCGAGGTCGTCTGCCGCTGCGGCGGCGAGGTCGAGGTCGCCGAGCAGGACACCTGGTTCCTGCGATACAACGACGAGGAGTGGACCGCGAAGGTCGAGCGGGCCATCGAGAACCTCGACGCCATCCCGGAAAACACCCGCCAGCAGTACTACAACACCGTCGACTGGCTGGAGGAGTGGCCCTGCATCCGCAACTACGGCCTGGGCACGCCGCTGCCGTGGGATCCCGAGTTCATCATCGAGCCGCTGTCGGACTCGACGATCTACATGGCCTACTACACCATCGCCCACCGGCTGTCGGACGTGCCCGTCGAGGAGCTGGATCGTGACTTCTTCGACGCCCTGTTCTACGGCGAGGAGGCCGTCGAGGACCCCGACCCGACGGCGCTGGAACTGCGCGAGGAGTGGTCCTACTGGTACCCCGTCGACTACCGCTGCTCCGCCGAGGACCTCATCAACAACCACCTCACCTTCTTCCTCTACCACCACGCGGAGCTGTTCGACGAGGACGAGTGGCCCCAGGGGATCACCGGCATGGGCATGGGCCTGCTGGAGGGCCAGAAGATGTCCTCCTCGAAGGGCCACGTGGTCCTGCCCGACGAGGCCATCAGCGAGTACGGCGCCGACACCGTCCGCTTCTTCCTGCTGAACAGTTCCGAGCCCTGGCAGGACTTCGACTGGCGGTCCGACGAGGTCGGCTCCACGCACGACCAGCTGGCGCGGTTCTGGTCGCGGGCCGTCGAGCTGATCGATGGCCCCGAAGGCGACCGCGACGCCCTCGAGGACATCGACCGCTGGCTGCTGGCGAAGCTCCAGGAGACCGTCGAGGCCGTCACAGACAGCCTGGAGCGCTTCGAGACCCGCACCGCCAGCCAGGAAGCGTTCTACCGCTTCGAGGAGCAGCTGCGGTGGTACCGCCGGCGCGCCGACCTCGACCGGCCGGGCGCCCGGTGGACGCTGCGCCACGTACTGGAGACGCGCCTGCGCCTGCTGGCCCCCTTCGTCCCGTTCATGGCCAACGAACTGCACGAGCGCCTGACCGGCACGCCCGCCGAGGACGCCCCGTGGCCCGAGGTCGACGAGGCGTTCCGCGACGAGTCCGCCGTCGCCAGCGAGGCGCTGGTCGAGGACCTCCACGAGGACGTCGCCGACATCCTCGAAGTCACCGGCGAGGACCCCGAGACCATCCGCGTGTACGTCGCCGCCGACTGGAAGCGCGACGTGTTCGCCGCCGTCCGCGAGGCCGGGGCGAACGTCGGCGCGGTGATGAGCGAGGCGATGTCGAACCCGGACCTGCGCGAGAAGGGCGACGCCGTCAACGACCACGCGCAGGAACTGGTCGAGTTCGCCCGCGGCCGCGACGACGGCGAACTGGCGACGCTCGCGGCCCTGGACGAGCGGGCCGTCTACGAGGACGCCGCCGACTTCCTGGCCCGCGAGCACGACGCCGACGTCGAGGTGTACGCGGAAGACGAGGACCCCGAGGACCCCGCGGGCAAGGCCGACCAGGCCGTCCCGTTCCGGCCGGCCATCCACGTCGAGTAA
- a CDS encoding bacterio-opsin activator domain-containing protein has protein sequence MSSGVRVVVCGDDEGWVAEAAAELEDAADCEVGTAVGEVPAQAGDADCLVTDGASVERVRRAAPETPVICLVDDAAAVDAALADGATDVVRRGDGSERVLAHRIRTVVDGEGDARGRNAGAGRTASMREAGEVVEALDAGVAVLDDGGRFDDANDALAALTGRDRSELLGEHVALVAGEDAGERVDRALDRLESTGDGATVELELRPERGEPTPFEVDLAALDGAGAVAAFRDVSRRKRRRDLISQLQETSRALMQAPSRESIAEIAADAAESLLGFEFNIVRLYDADYRVLRPVARTDAVDQRMSERPVYDLDEGQPGKVFASGEPAVVQDLRALSDGFDREPARSAMYFPIGVHGTLTVSTATVDAIDEVDRRVAELLATNAAAACNRAKREREVRQARERIATILERINGLVEDTVEVLVEATTREEVEAGVPEQLASADPYVFAWLGRPDVRAETIAAREWSGAADLDVSDVEVPMDGDDPGARALAAGESRVLDGDDLAGAAGWLADAAEAGVASVMAVPLSYTDTNYGVLYVCADRPDAFDERERVVLDALGQAVANAINAIESGRILSANKVIELEFTVDDSDLLFCRLTGRTDAAIESAGTVTQEEGSLRLYLTAEGDDAGAVLDALRADDAVTEARCVAEHDGEALFDATVTESLVATLVDHGAVPKAIESENGVTRYGVELPYEAEAREVFGLVQDNYVNTDLVGYHEHERPVRTQQEFRSALADRFTGRQETALRTAYLGGFFEWPREVDGDELAEGMDISRPTYHQHLRAAQRKVFEELFEGETTARR, from the coding sequence ATGTCGAGCGGAGTGCGCGTGGTGGTCTGCGGGGACGACGAGGGCTGGGTGGCCGAGGCCGCCGCGGAACTGGAGGACGCGGCCGACTGCGAGGTGGGGACGGCGGTCGGTGAGGTCCCCGCGCAGGCGGGAGACGCCGACTGCCTGGTGACCGACGGCGCGAGCGTCGAGCGCGTCCGGCGCGCGGCGCCGGAGACGCCGGTGATCTGTCTCGTCGACGACGCGGCCGCCGTCGACGCGGCGCTGGCGGACGGCGCGACCGACGTCGTCCGGCGGGGCGACGGCAGCGAGCGCGTCCTCGCCCACCGGATCCGGACGGTCGTCGACGGCGAGGGGGACGCCAGGGGACGGAACGCGGGCGCGGGACGGACAGCGAGCATGCGGGAAGCGGGCGAGGTGGTCGAGGCGCTGGACGCCGGCGTCGCCGTCCTGGACGACGGCGGCCGATTCGACGACGCGAACGACGCGTTGGCCGCGCTGACCGGCCGCGACCGGAGCGAGCTACTGGGCGAGCACGTCGCTCTCGTCGCCGGCGAGGACGCGGGCGAGCGCGTCGACCGGGCGCTGGACCGACTGGAATCGACGGGGGACGGCGCGACGGTCGAGCTGGAGCTCCGGCCGGAGCGGGGGGAGCCGACGCCCTTCGAGGTCGACCTGGCGGCGCTGGACGGGGCCGGCGCGGTGGCCGCGTTCCGGGACGTCTCCCGCCGGAAGCGCCGCCGGGACCTGATCTCGCAGCTCCAGGAGACCTCGCGGGCGCTGATGCAGGCGCCCAGCCGCGAGTCGATCGCCGAGATCGCGGCCGACGCCGCCGAGTCGCTGCTGGGGTTCGAGTTCAACATCGTCCGGCTGTACGACGCCGACTACCGGGTGCTCCGGCCCGTCGCCCGGACCGACGCCGTCGACCAGCGGATGAGCGAACGGCCGGTCTACGACCTCGACGAGGGCCAGCCCGGGAAGGTGTTCGCCTCCGGCGAGCCCGCCGTGGTCCAGGACCTCCGGGCGCTTTCCGACGGCTTCGACCGCGAGCCCGCTCGGTCGGCCATGTACTTCCCCATCGGCGTCCACGGGACGCTGACCGTCTCGACGGCGACGGTCGACGCGATCGACGAGGTGGACCGCCGGGTGGCGGAGCTGCTGGCGACCAACGCCGCCGCGGCCTGCAACCGCGCCAAGCGCGAGCGGGAGGTCCGACAGGCCCGCGAGCGCATCGCGACCATCCTGGAGCGGATCAACGGGCTCGTCGAGGACACCGTCGAGGTGCTCGTCGAGGCGACCACCCGCGAGGAGGTCGAGGCCGGCGTCCCCGAGCAGCTGGCCTCGGCCGACCCCTACGTCTTCGCCTGGCTGGGGCGCCCGGACGTTCGCGCCGAGACCATCGCCGCCCGCGAGTGGAGCGGCGCGGCCGACCTCGACGTGAGCGACGTCGAGGTGCCGATGGACGGGGACGACCCCGGCGCCCGGGCCCTCGCGGCCGGCGAGTCCCGCGTCCTCGACGGGGACGACCTGGCCGGCGCCGCCGGGTGGCTCGCCGACGCCGCCGAGGCCGGCGTCGCGTCGGTGATGGCCGTTCCGCTCTCCTACACCGACACGAACTACGGTGTGCTGTACGTCTGCGCCGACAGGCCCGACGCCTTCGACGAGCGCGAGCGCGTCGTGCTGGACGCGCTGGGCCAGGCCGTGGCCAACGCCATAAACGCCATCGAGAGCGGACGCATCCTCAGCGCCAACAAGGTCATCGAACTGGAGTTCACCGTCGACGACTCCGACCTCCTGTTCTGCCGGCTGACCGGCCGCACCGACGCCGCGATCGAATCGGCCGGCACCGTCACCCAGGAGGAGGGGTCGCTGCGCCTGTACCTGACCGCCGAGGGCGACGACGCGGGCGCGGTCCTCGACGCGCTGCGGGCGGACGACGCCGTCACCGAGGCCCGCTGCGTCGCCGAGCACGACGGCGAGGCGCTGTTCGACGCCACCGTCACCGAGTCGCTCGTTGCCACGCTGGTCGACCACGGCGCCGTTCCGAAGGCCATCGAGAGCGAGAACGGCGTGACCCGCTACGGCGTCGAGCTCCCCTACGAGGCCGAGGCCCGCGAGGTGTTCGGCCTCGTTCAGGACAACTACGTGAACACGGACCTCGTGGGCTATCACGAGCACGAGCGTCCCGTCCGAACCCAGCAGGAGTTCCGCTCGGCGCTGGCCGACCGGTTCACCGGCCGCCAAGAGACGGCGCTGCGGACGGCCTACCTCGGCGGGTTCTTCGAGTGGCCCCGCGAGGTCGACGGCGACGAACTGGCGGAGGGCATGGACATCTCCCGACCCACGTATCACCAGCACCTGCGGGCCGCCCAGCGGAAGGTCTTCGAGGAGCTGTTCGAGGGCGAGACGACCGCGCGCAGGTAG
- the hisG gene encoding ATP phosphoribosyltransferase: MRIAVPNKGRLHEPSVDLLERAGLHVVDGADRQLYAETVDPDVTILYARAADIPEYVADGAADVGITGYDQVCEAPVDLVELRDLDFGKCRLVLAAPEDGDVETVYDFEGGRVATEFPNVTRDYFEEMDVDVDITEVSGATELTPHVDIADGIVDISSTGTTLRMNRLEVVDEVLQSSVRLFAREEVADDEKVRQVATALSSVVDAEGKRYLMMNAPADALDDVKEVLPGMGGPTVMDVAGSDDVAVHAVVDEGEVFETITELKAVGASDVLVTEIERLVE; this comes from the coding sequence ATGCGCATCGCCGTGCCCAACAAGGGGCGCTTGCACGAGCCGTCGGTCGACCTGCTGGAGCGGGCGGGGCTGCACGTCGTCGACGGGGCCGACCGCCAGCTGTACGCCGAGACGGTCGATCCCGACGTCACCATCCTCTACGCCCGCGCCGCGGACATCCCGGAGTACGTCGCCGACGGCGCCGCCGACGTGGGAATCACGGGCTACGATCAGGTCTGCGAGGCTCCGGTCGACCTGGTGGAACTGCGAGACCTGGACTTCGGGAAGTGCCGCCTGGTGCTGGCGGCGCCGGAGGACGGCGACGTCGAGACCGTCTACGACTTCGAGGGTGGCCGCGTCGCCACGGAGTTCCCGAACGTCACCCGCGACTACTTCGAGGAGATGGACGTCGACGTCGACATCACCGAGGTCTCCGGCGCGACGGAGCTGACGCCGCACGTCGACATCGCCGACGGCATCGTCGACATCTCCTCGACGGGCACGACCCTGCGGATGAACAGGCTGGAGGTGGTCGACGAGGTGCTGCAATCGTCCGTGCGGCTGTTCGCCCGCGAGGAGGTGGCCGACGACGAGAAGGTCCGCCAGGTCGCGACGGCGCTGAGTTCGGTGGTCGACGCCGAGGGCAAGCGCTACCTCATGATGAACGCCCCCGCGGACGCCCTGGACGACGTGAAGGAGGTCCTCCCGGGCATGGGCGGGCCGACGGTGATGGACGTGGCCGGCTCCGACGACGTCGCCGTCCACGCCGTCGTCGACGAAGGCGAGGTGTTCGAGACGATCACCGAACTGAAGGCCGTCGGCGCCAGCGACGTCCTCGTGACCGAGATCGAGCGGCTCGTCGAGTAG
- a CDS encoding amidohydrolase, producing the protein MSELLVTGGQVLRPDRTVEDADVLVDQVNGEILAVDDPGALGPADDELDAEGGLVMPGLVNAHTHVAMTLLRGYADDKPLDEWLQEDIWPVEAELTADDVRVGAELGLLELIKSGSIAISDMYFHVDEIAEAVERAGIRAKLGHTAITVGKDEEGAREDMRQSLDVARELDGATDGRITTTFQPHSLTTVGEEYLREFVPEARDAGLAIHFHANETENEVDPIVKEHGERPMEYADDCGLLTERDFLAHGVHVDETEIDLLAERGTGVVHCPASNMKLASGMAPVQDLLDAGVPVGLGTDGPASNNDLDLFDEMRDAAMLGKLAADDAGAMAAGTVVDVATAGGAGLLGIDSGRVAAGANADLIVLDLDAPRLTPAHDLVSHLAYAASGSDVRHTVCDGRVLMRDREVLTLDETAVKERARERAADLIERAEAN; encoded by the coding sequence ATGAGCGAACTCCTCGTGACCGGCGGGCAGGTGCTCCGGCCGGACCGCACGGTCGAAGACGCGGACGTGCTCGTCGATCAGGTCAACGGCGAGATTCTGGCGGTGGACGACCCGGGCGCGCTCGGCCCGGCGGACGACGAGCTCGACGCCGAAGGCGGGCTGGTGATGCCCGGGCTCGTCAACGCGCACACGCACGTGGCGATGACGCTGCTGCGGGGCTACGCCGACGACAAGCCGCTGGACGAGTGGCTGCAGGAGGACATCTGGCCAGTCGAGGCCGAACTGACGGCAGACGACGTCCGGGTCGGGGCCGAACTGGGCCTGCTGGAGCTGATCAAGTCCGGCTCGATCGCCATCTCCGACATGTACTTCCACGTCGACGAGATCGCCGAGGCGGTCGAGCGGGCGGGGATCCGTGCGAAGCTCGGACACACGGCGATCACCGTCGGCAAGGACGAGGAGGGGGCGCGGGAAGATATGCGGCAGAGCCTCGACGTGGCGAGGGAGCTGGACGGCGCCACTGACGGGCGGATCACCACGACGTTCCAGCCCCACAGCCTCACGACGGTGGGCGAGGAGTACCTCCGCGAGTTCGTGCCGGAGGCGCGGGACGCGGGGCTGGCGATCCACTTCCACGCCAACGAGACCGAGAACGAGGTCGATCCCATCGTCAAGGAGCACGGCGAGCGGCCCATGGAATACGCCGACGACTGCGGGCTGTTGACCGAGCGTGACTTCCTGGCTCACGGCGTTCACGTCGACGAGACCGAGATCGACCTGCTGGCCGAGCGCGGGACGGGGGTCGTCCACTGCCCGGCCTCGAACATGAAGCTCGCCAGCGGGATGGCGCCGGTCCAGGACCTGCTGGACGCCGGCGTCCCGGTCGGCCTGGGTACCGACGGCCCGGCCTCGAACAACGACCTCGACCTGTTCGACGAGATGCGCGACGCCGCGATGCTCGGGAAGCTGGCGGCCGACGACGCCGGCGCGATGGCGGCCGGTACGGTCGTCGACGTCGCGACGGCGGGCGGCGCGGGCCTGCTGGGCATCGACTCGGGGCGGGTCGCCGCGGGCGCCAACGCCGACCTGATCGTGCTCGACCTGGACGCGCCCCGCCTCACGCCCGCCCACGACCTGGTGAGTCACCTCGCCTACGCCGCCAGCGGGAGCGACGTGCGTCACACCGTCTGCGACGGTCGCGTGCTCATGCGCGACCGCGAGGTGCTGACCCTGGACGAGACCGCGGTGAAGGAGCGCGCCCGGGAGCGCGCAGCCGACCTGATCGAACGGGCCGAGGCGAACTGA